One Stenotrophomonas oahuensis genomic region harbors:
- a CDS encoding I78 family peptidase inhibitor, whose translation MSSLSSRAPRSFRPLLMGAALVPALLLLGACKAPPMDEQEAATAHAQKAAEEASAPAPAEAGKATEAPPVGNCDATQVQSLIGQPWSDGMEGQAQQDSAAKQVRVLHPNDVTTMEFLGERLNVELDDKNVVTGVRCG comes from the coding sequence ATGTCGTCTCTGTCTTCCCGCGCCCCCCGTTCGTTCCGTCCCCTGCTGATGGGAGCGGCCCTGGTTCCCGCCCTGCTGCTGCTCGGTGCCTGCAAGGCCCCGCCGATGGACGAGCAGGAAGCGGCCACCGCCCACGCACAGAAGGCCGCTGAAGAGGCCTCCGCGCCGGCACCGGCAGAAGCAGGCAAGGCCACCGAGGCACCGCCGGTCGGCAACTGCGACGCCACCCAGGTGCAGAGCCTGATCGGCCAGCCCTGGAGCGACGGCATGGAAGGCCAGGCGCAACAGGATTCGGCGGCCAAGCAGGTGCGTGTGCTGCATCCCAACGACGTGACCACGATGGAGTTCCTGGGTGAGCGCCTGAACGTGGAACTGGACGACAAGAACGTCGTCACCGGCGTGCGCTGCGGCTGA
- a CDS encoding DNA topoisomerase IB, translating to MPVRRTATPEAQAARAAGLRYVSDEQPGIARRRAGKGFSYRDADGHAVRDAATLARIRALAIPPAYTDVWICALDNGHLQATGRDARRRKQYRYHADWARVRGDGKFDRVIAFGKALPALRRRLRRDMKLPGFPQDKVLAIVISLLADTLVRVGNPEYARDNRSYGLTTLRNHHLALVRGGRARMHFRGKSGQVQDVEIDDKRLVELIRRCQQLPGQALFQYRDDDGSLQPVDSGQVNAYLRDAMGEDFSAKDFRTWGGTVAALKQFAATELPDKPSERALATLQKQVVCEVATLLGNTPSVCRKAYIDPSVFEGWRAGSLAKLAGLRGERQWEAATLRFLRSARRVAKA from the coding sequence ATGCCTGTCCGACGCACTGCCACCCCCGAAGCCCAGGCCGCCCGCGCGGCCGGCCTGCGCTATGTCAGCGACGAGCAGCCGGGCATAGCCCGCCGCCGTGCCGGCAAAGGCTTCAGTTACCGCGATGCTGACGGGCATGCAGTGCGCGACGCGGCCACGCTGGCGCGGATCCGCGCGCTGGCGATTCCGCCGGCCTACACCGACGTCTGGATCTGCGCGCTGGACAACGGCCACCTGCAGGCCACCGGCCGCGATGCGCGACGGCGCAAGCAATATCGCTATCACGCCGACTGGGCGCGGGTGCGCGGCGACGGCAAGTTCGACCGCGTGATTGCCTTCGGCAAGGCGTTGCCGGCGCTGCGGCGACGGCTGCGCCGCGACATGAAGCTGCCCGGCTTCCCGCAGGACAAGGTGCTGGCCATTGTGATCTCGCTGCTGGCCGACACCCTGGTGCGGGTAGGCAACCCCGAGTACGCCCGCGACAACCGCTCCTATGGGCTGACCACGCTGCGCAACCACCATCTGGCGCTGGTCCGTGGCGGGCGCGCGCGCATGCACTTCCGTGGGAAATCGGGCCAGGTGCAGGACGTGGAAATCGATGACAAGCGGCTGGTCGAACTGATCCGGCGCTGCCAGCAGTTGCCCGGGCAGGCGCTGTTCCAGTACCGCGACGACGACGGCTCCCTGCAGCCGGTGGATTCGGGGCAGGTCAACGCCTACCTGCGCGACGCCATGGGCGAGGATTTCAGTGCCAAGGACTTTCGCACCTGGGGCGGCACTGTGGCCGCGCTGAAACAGTTCGCTGCGACCGAGTTACCGGACAAGCCCAGCGAGCGCGCATTGGCGACGCTGCAGAAGCAGGTCGTCTGTGAAGTGGCCACCCTGCTGGGCAACACGCCCTCGGTGTGCCGCAAGGCCTACATCGACCCCAGCGTGTTTGAAGGCTGGCGTGCCGGCAGCCTGGCCAAGCTGGCCGGCCTGCGCGGCGAACGCCAATGGGAAGCGGCCACGCTGCGCTTCCTGCGCAGCGCCCGGAGGGTGGCAAAAGCGTAG
- a CDS encoding SDR family oxidoreductase: MATAKKTRTAPTAARQRRLQDQEKVKDAHASKKSAKKATQAGSRRQPENMPAQHLAKPGNEHELQLQPRFLAPDYVGSGKLQGKRAIITGADSGIGRAVAVLFAREGADVAVLHLDEDEDARITREHVEAEGTRCIVIKGDVRDSRFCDRSVKQVVKAWGGVDILVNNAAFQLHCHRLEDLEDAHLQETLQTNIAGYIQMARAVLPHLEEGDCIINTGSETGLFGSKSLIDYSSTKGAIHAFTMALASQLLPRGIRVNAVAPGPVWTPLNPADKLAPDVAEFGKNSDMGRAAQPEELSPAYVFLASPITASYISGVVLPVMGGPHG, from the coding sequence ATGGCCACGGCCAAAAAGACCCGCACCGCCCCCACGGCTGCCCGCCAGCGCCGCCTGCAGGATCAGGAGAAGGTCAAGGACGCCCACGCCTCGAAGAAAAGCGCGAAGAAGGCAACCCAGGCCGGCTCCCGCAGGCAGCCGGAGAACATGCCGGCCCAGCATCTGGCCAAACCCGGCAACGAGCACGAACTGCAGCTGCAGCCCCGTTTCCTTGCGCCCGACTACGTGGGCAGCGGCAAGCTGCAGGGCAAGCGCGCCATCATCACCGGTGCTGACTCCGGCATCGGTCGCGCGGTGGCGGTGTTGTTCGCGCGCGAAGGCGCGGACGTGGCCGTGCTGCATCTGGATGAGGACGAAGACGCTCGGATTACCCGCGAACATGTGGAGGCCGAAGGCACCCGTTGCATCGTCATCAAGGGCGATGTCCGCGATTCCCGCTTCTGCGACAGGAGCGTGAAACAGGTGGTCAAGGCCTGGGGCGGAGTGGACATCCTGGTCAACAACGCCGCTTTCCAGCTGCACTGCCATCGCCTGGAGGACCTGGAAGACGCGCACCTGCAGGAAACCCTGCAGACCAACATCGCCGGTTACATCCAGATGGCTCGTGCGGTGCTGCCGCATCTGGAGGAGGGCGACTGCATCATCAACACCGGTTCTGAAACCGGACTGTTCGGCAGCAAGTCGCTGATCGACTATTCCTCGACCAAGGGTGCCATTCACGCCTTTACCATGGCATTGGCCAGCCAGTTGCTGCCGCGTGGGATCCGGGTCAACGCCGTGGCCCCCGGCCCGGTGTGGACGCCGTTGAATCCCGCCGACAAGCTGGCTCCTGATGTGGCCGAGTTCGGGAAGAACAGCGACATGGGGCGTGCCGCGCAGCCGGAAGAGCTTTCGCCGGCCTACGTGTTTCTTGCCTCGCCGATCACTGCCAGCTACATCAGTGGCGTGGTGTTGCCGGTGATGGGCGGGCCGCACGGGTGA
- a CDS encoding Fic family protein: MPFTSAYPVSEAATMIRTTGSYVNTTVVGEAIQAFVPHGLPPADPALDPNCYLEANRRAEVALARLSGMTGLVASSEWLIYSAVRREALLTSQLEGTQATLTDVFDGEAGLAVANADDVEEVTNYLRAFRFARDELRSDRGLPLSIRLLTDAHRLLMTGVRGAARNPGGVRCSQNWIGGSRPATARFIPPPPHLVPQALHALENYLPQDASEIPPLVRIALVHAQFETIHPFLDGNGRIGRLLIAVLLEAWKLLPEPLLYVSGYLKSHQLEYYERLNAIRVRGDWEGWVTFFLEAVEAAAEDAQHSIVRVAALIAEDRKRVLSCATTTLTAFRLFELLPTMPRLSVDHARAVLGVSFPTAAKAIETLQQVNVLVETSGRARNQNYSYSQYIALLRDDGGGIQVRT, encoded by the coding sequence ATGCCCTTTACTAGCGCCTATCCGGTGTCCGAGGCAGCCACGATGATCAGGACCACAGGTTCCTATGTGAACACTACCGTCGTGGGTGAAGCGATCCAGGCCTTTGTACCGCATGGTTTGCCTCCCGCTGATCCAGCACTGGACCCAAACTGTTACCTCGAGGCAAACCGCAGGGCGGAAGTTGCCTTGGCACGCCTGTCTGGCATGACTGGACTGGTGGCCTCCAGTGAGTGGTTGATCTACAGCGCAGTTCGCCGGGAAGCGCTGCTCACGTCCCAGCTTGAGGGCACGCAGGCAACTCTGACCGACGTGTTTGACGGCGAGGCGGGCCTTGCTGTGGCCAATGCGGATGATGTCGAAGAGGTCACAAACTACCTTCGCGCATTCAGATTTGCGCGCGATGAGCTGCGTAGTGATCGCGGGTTGCCGCTGTCGATACGGCTGCTCACAGATGCCCACCGTTTGCTGATGACGGGGGTAAGGGGCGCGGCCAGAAACCCAGGCGGCGTGCGTTGCAGTCAGAACTGGATAGGCGGTAGCCGTCCAGCGACTGCGCGGTTCATTCCGCCGCCTCCACATCTGGTTCCGCAGGCACTTCATGCGCTGGAAAACTACCTTCCTCAGGATGCGTCGGAGATTCCGCCTCTGGTACGCATCGCGCTTGTTCATGCGCAGTTTGAAACCATCCATCCCTTTCTGGACGGCAACGGCCGCATTGGACGCCTGTTGATTGCCGTTCTTCTTGAAGCGTGGAAGCTGCTTCCCGAACCTCTGCTCTACGTCTCCGGGTACCTGAAATCACACCAGCTTGAGTACTACGAAAGGCTGAACGCCATCAGGGTAAGAGGTGATTGGGAGGGGTGGGTAACCTTCTTTCTGGAAGCTGTCGAGGCGGCCGCTGAGGACGCGCAGCACAGCATCGTGCGCGTAGCTGCTCTTATCGCGGAGGACCGCAAGCGGGTGTTGTCGTGTGCAACCACCACACTCACAGCGTTTCGCCTGTTCGAACTGCTGCCGACGATGCCCCGGCTGTCAGTCGATCATGCCCGAGCAGTACTCGGTGTTTCTTTTCCAACCGCAGCCAAGGCGATCGAAACCCTCCAGCAAGTGAACGTCCTGGTGGAGACCAGCGGACGGGCAAGAAATCAGAACTACAGCTACTCTCAATATATTGCGCTGCTGCGCGACGACGGTGGGGGAATCCAAGTCCGGACGTAG
- a CDS encoding BlaI/MecI/CopY family transcriptional regulator has translation MRGKTIGDQELALLQYIAEQETASVGEVAAGFGESRGLARSTVLTMMERLRGKAYLTREQVDGVYRYAATGEQDTVVQGAVASFVEKTLQGSVSPFVAFMSHKAEVSDQELAELEALVAQLQSRRREG, from the coding sequence ATGCGTGGGAAGACCATCGGGGACCAGGAACTGGCCCTGCTGCAGTACATAGCGGAACAGGAAACGGCCAGTGTCGGCGAAGTGGCTGCCGGGTTCGGTGAGTCGCGCGGGCTGGCCCGCTCGACCGTGCTGACCATGATGGAACGCCTGCGCGGCAAGGCTTACCTGACCCGCGAGCAGGTCGACGGCGTGTACCGCTATGCCGCCACCGGCGAGCAGGACACGGTGGTGCAGGGCGCGGTGGCCAGCTTCGTGGAAAAGACCCTGCAGGGCTCGGTATCGCCCTTCGTGGCCTTCATGTCGCACAAGGCGGAAGTGAGTGATCAGGAACTGGCTGAGCTGGAAGCCCTGGTGGCCCAGTTGCAGTCGCGTCGGCGGGAGGGCTGA
- a CDS encoding M56 family metallopeptidase, with protein MTELLVRLGWTSLQSAVLVALVWAVCRWLPRLPAATRCRLWWLVALQAVLGLVWSSPLELAVLPAPDINTAVMAAQPMLQQATALAPMAVETALPSSFALVPAADAPAWPLLVFALWASGVLLMLVRSVHAYRQSRALVRNAVPCTDDGLQQALQLAAEAHGLTRAPQLKISAQIRSPQLIGPWNPVLLLPAHELPTMAADDLDMALTHELVHLQRRDLWWGLLPALAQHLLFFHPLVHLAAREYSLAREEACDSAVVAGHGHCRHDYGRLLVQLGVAPRPAVGVASASPNFRSLKRRLQTLQQTGTLPRVVSVGVTALFVLVGVAPLRLVAAVPLPPPAPPAPPALAAPAVPAAPAAPAAPAAPAVRAMPAPSGVPAPAPAPKPVAAPRPPVAPAAPAAPLAPPAPDAETRSVTRTHMVTTGRLDLSHQPPQAFVLLDRENSFFVDGSMADIEQAKRDASGSNRVLWARRGNQRYLINDPALMKSLTLAQQEVAKLGHEQGLLGTRQGELGKRMGEISLQASRQAMASLDAAEMANQAARHASAQVEAEMATVGAKQQQALARQQQGLAREQQALAQQQSQVSAKMARDIRSAIDQALANGTAQSLR; from the coding sequence ATGACCGAACTGCTGGTGCGGCTGGGTTGGACCAGCTTGCAGAGCGCCGTGCTGGTGGCGCTGGTGTGGGCGGTGTGCCGGTGGCTCCCACGACTGCCCGCCGCCACGCGCTGCCGCCTGTGGTGGCTGGTAGCGCTGCAGGCGGTGCTGGGGTTGGTGTGGAGCAGCCCGCTGGAATTGGCGGTGCTGCCGGCTCCTGACATCAACACCGCCGTGATGGCCGCGCAGCCGATGCTGCAGCAGGCAACGGCACTGGCCCCGATGGCGGTTGAAACTGCGCTGCCTTCCAGTTTCGCGCTGGTTCCGGCGGCAGACGCCCCGGCGTGGCCGCTGCTGGTGTTCGCACTGTGGGCGTCGGGCGTGCTGCTGATGCTGGTGCGCAGCGTACACGCCTACCGGCAGAGTCGCGCGCTGGTGCGCAATGCCGTCCCGTGCACTGACGATGGCCTGCAGCAGGCACTGCAACTGGCAGCCGAAGCGCATGGCCTGACGCGTGCGCCGCAGCTGAAGATTTCCGCGCAGATTCGTTCGCCGCAGCTGATCGGGCCGTGGAATCCGGTGCTGCTGCTGCCGGCGCACGAGCTGCCGACGATGGCCGCTGACGACCTGGATATGGCGCTGACCCATGAGCTGGTGCATCTGCAGCGCCGTGATCTGTGGTGGGGGCTGCTGCCGGCACTCGCGCAGCACCTGCTGTTCTTCCACCCGCTGGTGCACCTGGCGGCCCGCGAGTATTCGCTGGCCCGCGAGGAAGCCTGCGACAGCGCGGTGGTGGCCGGCCATGGGCACTGCCGCCATGACTACGGTCGCCTGCTGGTGCAGCTTGGTGTGGCTCCGCGCCCGGCGGTCGGCGTTGCAAGCGCGTCGCCGAACTTCCGCAGCCTGAAGCGACGTCTGCAGACCCTGCAACAGACCGGCACGCTGCCGCGTGTGGTGTCGGTCGGGGTGACCGCCCTGTTCGTGCTGGTTGGCGTGGCTCCGCTGCGACTGGTGGCCGCCGTGCCGCTGCCACCACCCGCTCCGCCCGCACCGCCGGCGCTGGCCGCGCCCGCCGTTCCGGCCGCGCCGGCCGCGCCGGCTGCACCCGCAGCTCCTGCCGTGCGCGCCATGCCGGCACCGAGCGGTGTGCCGGCTCCTGCGCCTGCCCCGAAACCGGTCGCCGCTCCACGCCCACCGGTAGCGCCTGCAGCCCCGGCCGCCCCCCTGGCTCCTCCGGCACCGGACGCTGAGACGCGTTCCGTCACCCGGACCCACATGGTCACCACCGGTCGCCTGGATCTGTCGCACCAGCCGCCGCAGGCCTTCGTGCTGCTTGACCGGGAAAACAGTTTCTTCGTCGACGGTTCGATGGCCGACATCGAACAGGCCAAGCGCGATGCCAGTGGCAGCAACCGCGTGCTGTGGGCGCGGCGCGGCAACCAGCGCTATCTCATCAATGATCCGGCGTTGATGAAGTCACTCACCCTGGCGCAGCAGGAGGTCGCAAAGCTGGGACATGAGCAGGGGCTGCTCGGTACCCGTCAGGGTGAGCTGGGCAAGCGCATGGGCGAAATCTCCCTGCAGGCCAGCCGACAGGCGATGGCGTCACTGGATGCCGCCGAAATGGCCAACCAGGCCGCACGCCACGCCAGCGCGCAGGTGGAGGCAGAAATGGCGACGGTCGGTGCGAAGCAGCAGCAGGCGCTGGCTCGCCAGCAGCAGGGTCTGGCGCGTGAGCAGCAGGCGCTGGCACAGCAGCAGAGCCAGGTGTCGGCGAAGATGGCGCGTGACATCCGCAGCGCGATTGATCAGGCCCTGGCCAACGGCACCGCGCAATCGTTGCGCTGA
- a CDS encoding I78 family peptidase inhibitor, whose translation MRLSLLLLVSCALPLAACSQPPKSNAEEPPQAVVDPVPVGSTPTPCRPEAVEGLVGKVADAATVEKAVKDSGAKHARVVKPNMAVTMDFREDRLTIHVDAQNRIERIGCN comes from the coding sequence ATGCGCCTTTCTTTGTTGCTGCTGGTCAGTTGTGCACTGCCCCTGGCTGCCTGCAGCCAGCCACCCAAAAGCAATGCCGAAGAGCCGCCGCAGGCGGTGGTTGACCCGGTGCCGGTGGGTAGCACGCCTACGCCGTGCCGGCCCGAGGCCGTGGAGGGTCTGGTCGGCAAGGTCGCCGATGCGGCGACGGTGGAAAAGGCGGTCAAGGACAGCGGAGCCAAACATGCGCGCGTGGTCAAGCCGAACATGGCGGTGACCATGGATTTCCGCGAGGACCGTCTGACCATCCATGTGGATGCGCAGAACCGGATCGAGCGCATCGGGTGTAATTGA
- a CDS encoding ribonuclease H-like domain-containing protein, translated as MSLSLDKLRLLRRQAGDATQASPSASTPAPTSPAAEPALPPAANEARARKPAPDSVFAWVDQEIKHKPTGVAAPPAAPAAPAPAPALRKPDVGGLHRLLGLRERGTASARPRASEQDRHVPGEQIADGLFLIEAFLPQAIPTAPLSLAFARREGEAVQPQDLLFFDTETTGLAGGTGTRAFMIGAADWHHDAGRGTGLRIRQLLMTTMAAETAMLRTFASWLQPSTVFCSYNGRCYDAPLLKTRYRLARQREPISALDHVDLLFPTRRRYRGTWENCRLATIERQLLQIVREDDLPGSEAPAAWLNYLRGGSAVNLRRVAEHNHQDVVTLAQLMLRLVAEEQRERETLALQS; from the coding sequence TTGAGCCTGAGCCTGGACAAGCTGCGCCTGCTGCGGCGACAGGCCGGTGATGCCACGCAGGCGTCGCCATCGGCGTCCACGCCCGCACCAACGTCGCCTGCAGCGGAACCTGCCTTGCCGCCGGCGGCCAATGAGGCGCGTGCGCGCAAGCCTGCGCCGGATTCCGTATTTGCCTGGGTCGATCAGGAGATCAAGCACAAGCCGACCGGCGTTGCCGCACCGCCGGCCGCCCCCGCGGCACCCGCACCCGCACCCGCACTGCGCAAACCAGATGTCGGCGGTCTGCATCGCCTGCTCGGTCTGCGCGAGCGCGGAACTGCCAGCGCACGTCCGCGCGCATCCGAACAGGACCGTCACGTGCCGGGCGAGCAGATCGCCGACGGACTGTTCCTGATTGAAGCCTTCCTGCCACAGGCCATTCCCACTGCGCCGCTTTCGTTGGCATTCGCGCGCCGCGAAGGCGAAGCCGTGCAGCCGCAGGATCTGTTGTTCTTCGATACCGAAACCACCGGTCTGGCCGGCGGTACTGGCACGCGCGCGTTCATGATCGGTGCCGCGGATTGGCACCACGATGCCGGGCGCGGCACCGGCCTGCGCATCCGCCAGCTGCTGATGACCACCATGGCCGCGGAAACCGCGATGCTGCGCACCTTCGCCAGCTGGCTGCAGCCGTCCACGGTCTTCTGCAGCTACAACGGGCGGTGTTACGACGCACCGCTGCTGAAGACCCGGTACCGGTTGGCGCGTCAGCGCGAACCGATCAGTGCGCTGGACCATGTGGACCTGCTGTTCCCGACCCGACGCCGCTATCGCGGCACCTGGGAGAACTGCCGCTTGGCCACCATCGAGCGGCAACTGCTGCAGATCGTGCGCGAGGACGACCTGCCCGGCTCGGAAGCGCCAGCGGCGTGGCTGAACTACCTGCGCGGCGGCAGCGCGGTGAATCTGCGCCGCGTCGCCGAGCACAACCACCAGGACGTGGTGACCCTGGCCCAGCTGATGCTGCGGCTGGTAGCCGAGGAGCAGCGCGAGCGGGAAACGCTGGCGCTGCAGTCGTAG
- a CDS encoding DEAD/DEAH box helicase, whose protein sequence is MAYELAKRTEDAERRLSTTEGLPSRDGALLTARLQRRYADRITGSFTIPGREGRYAPIPADVPAALTAALKARGIEQLYSHQAEAWDATQRGEHVAIVTPTASGKSLCYTLPVVSAAMQGNAKALYLFPTKALAQDQVAELLELNRAGDLGVKAFTFDGDTPGDARQAIRLHGDIVVSNPDMLHQAILPHHTKWAQFFENLRYVVIDEVHTYRGVFGSHVTNVLRRLKRICAFYGVEPQFILCSATIGNPKAHAEGLIEAPVTAITESGAPSGPKHVLLWNPPVVNADLGLRASARSQSNRIARIAIKSGLKTLIFAQSRLMVEVLTKYLKDIFDHDPRKPARIRAYRGGYLPTERRETERAMRAGNIDGIVSTSALELGVDIGSLDVVVLNGYPGSVAATWQRFGRAGRRQQPALGVMVASSQPLDQYVVRHPDFFADASPEHARIAPDQPLILFDHIRCAAFELPFLAGDPFGPIDPLVFLEALAETEVVHHEGDRWEWIADSYPANAVSLRSVADGNFVVVDRSDGKQQIIAEVDYSAAALTLYEGAIHMVQSTPYQVERLDWEGRKAYVTRTHVDYYTDSIDFTKLKVLDRFDGCVAGRGDSHHGEVHVVRRVAGYKKIRYYTHENIGYGPVNLPDQELHTTAVWWQLPQALLLTAFDSKQEALDGFLGAAYALHIVATVAVMADARDLQKAVGNGDGAWFAVADQSGRGQLRGAEFDASAIELQQQFVPTVYLYDNFPGGVGLSEPLWTRQAELLLRARELVQRCDCRAGCPACVGPVLAGQEEDATTPKALALKVLDLFDAQALPDAAHHADVEVVPF, encoded by the coding sequence ATGGCCTACGAACTCGCCAAGCGCACCGAAGACGCCGAGCGCCGGTTGTCCACCACCGAGGGGTTGCCCTCGCGGGATGGCGCGCTGCTGACCGCACGGCTGCAACGGCGCTATGCCGACCGCATCACCGGCAGCTTTACGATTCCCGGTCGCGAGGGCCGCTACGCGCCGATTCCGGCCGATGTGCCCGCCGCGCTCACCGCCGCATTGAAGGCGCGCGGCATCGAGCAGCTGTACAGCCACCAGGCCGAAGCCTGGGACGCCACCCAGCGCGGCGAGCACGTCGCCATCGTCACCCCGACCGCCAGCGGCAAATCGCTGTGCTACACCCTGCCGGTGGTCAGTGCGGCCATGCAGGGCAATGCCAAGGCCCTGTACCTGTTCCCGACCAAGGCGCTGGCCCAGGACCAGGTCGCCGAGCTGCTGGAGTTGAACCGCGCCGGCGATCTCGGCGTCAAAGCCTTTACCTTCGACGGCGACACCCCGGGCGATGCGCGGCAGGCGATCCGCCTGCACGGCGACATCGTGGTCTCCAACCCGGACATGCTGCACCAGGCCATCCTGCCGCATCACACCAAATGGGCGCAGTTCTTCGAGAACCTGCGCTATGTGGTCATCGACGAAGTCCATACCTACCGCGGCGTGTTCGGCAGTCATGTCACCAACGTGCTGCGCCGGCTCAAGCGCATCTGTGCGTTCTACGGCGTGGAGCCGCAGTTCATTCTGTGCTCGGCGACCATCGGCAACCCCAAGGCGCATGCGGAAGGGCTGATCGAGGCACCGGTCACTGCGATCACCGAATCCGGTGCGCCCAGTGGCCCCAAGCATGTGCTGCTGTGGAACCCGCCGGTGGTCAACGCCGACCTGGGCTTGAGGGCCTCGGCGCGTTCGCAGAGCAACCGCATCGCGCGCATTGCGATCAAGTCCGGCCTGAAGACACTGATCTTCGCGCAGAGCCGGTTGATGGTCGAAGTGCTGACCAAGTACCTGAAAGACATCTTCGACCACGACCCGCGCAAGCCCGCGCGCATCCGCGCCTACCGTGGCGGCTATCTGCCGACCGAACGTCGTGAGACCGAACGCGCGATGCGCGCCGGCAACATTGACGGCATCGTCAGCACCTCGGCGCTGGAGCTGGGCGTGGATATCGGCAGCCTGGACGTGGTGGTGCTCAACGGCTACCCCGGCAGCGTGGCCGCGACCTGGCAGCGCTTCGGCCGCGCCGGTCGCCGCCAGCAGCCCGCGCTGGGCGTGATGGTGGCCAGTTCGCAGCCACTGGACCAGTACGTGGTGCGGCACCCTGATTTCTTTGCCGACGCCTCGCCGGAGCATGCGCGTATCGCACCGGACCAGCCGCTGATCCTGTTCGACCACATCCGTTGCGCCGCGTTCGAACTGCCGTTCCTGGCCGGCGACCCGTTCGGTCCGATCGATCCGCTGGTGTTCCTGGAGGCTCTGGCGGAAACCGAAGTGGTGCATCATGAGGGCGACCGCTGGGAGTGGATTGCCGACAGCTACCCGGCCAACGCGGTCAGCCTGCGTTCGGTGGCCGACGGCAACTTCGTGGTGGTGGACCGTAGCGACGGCAAGCAGCAGATCATCGCCGAAGTCGACTACTCCGCTGCCGCGCTGACCCTGTACGAAGGCGCGATCCATATGGTGCAGTCCACGCCTTACCAGGTGGAACGACTGGACTGGGAAGGCCGCAAGGCCTACGTCACCCGAACCCATGTGGATTACTACACCGACAGCATCGACTTCACCAAGCTCAAGGTGCTGGACCGCTTTGACGGCTGCGTGGCCGGTCGTGGCGATTCACACCACGGCGAAGTACATGTGGTGCGGCGCGTGGCCGGCTACAAGAAGATCCGCTACTACACGCACGAGAACATCGGCTACGGCCCGGTCAATTTGCCCGATCAGGAACTGCACACCACGGCGGTGTGGTGGCAGCTGCCGCAGGCGTTGCTGCTGACTGCATTCGATTCAAAACAGGAAGCGTTGGATGGGTTCCTGGGCGCGGCCTACGCCCTGCACATCGTGGCCACGGTGGCGGTGATGGCCGATGCCCGCGACCTGCAGAAGGCGGTGGGCAACGGAGACGGTGCGTGGTTCGCGGTGGCCGACCAGAGCGGCCGCGGCCAGTTGCGCGGTGCCGAGTTCGATGCCAGTGCGATTGAACTGCAGCAGCAGTTCGTACCCACGGTGTACCTGTACGACAACTTCCCCGGCGGCGTGGGCCTGAGCGAGCCGTTGTGGACGCGACAGGCCGAACTGCTGCTGCGCGCACGCGAGCTGGTGCAGCGCTGCGACTGCCGCGCCGGCTGCCCGGCCTGCGTGGGGCCGGTGCTGGCCGGTCAGGAAGAAGACGCAACCACCCCCAAGGCGCTGGCCCTGAAAGTACTGGACCTGTTCGATGCGCAGGCGTTGCCCGACGCAGCACACCACGCTGACGTGGAGGTCGTGCCGTTTTGA